A region of the Pempheris klunzingeri isolate RE-2024b chromosome 21, fPemKlu1.hap1, whole genome shotgun sequence genome:
TGATATATATGCggctctgtgattgactgggggccagtatagacaatggatggatgatacaTATCAGTATCGCACAATATGAATCTAGTAATAATAATCTAGTAAAAAAATGAGATATACCACGAccaaaaaagattttattcatACCTCACTGCGATATTTGGAGGGTTATGTTTAGGGTTACAGTCCCTTATATTACAAACTGTACGTATGTTTTATGTCCACTGTTAATTATTCAGTCTATTATAAGGTGGACATCATCCTCAACAGACTTTTTTAACAGCagacttgacttgacttaaCTAAGTCATTCCAGTCAGTCAGCACAGACAAGATTTACTATAGTTATTATAGTAGATCTTGTTGGAAGGTGAAGGAAAGTACATTTGGCTCAAAGGTCAGTTCGTGCTCTTATTGCCTAGTCAGGCAGTAATAAGAAAACTCTTATCTTCTCCTGTCTTCTGCTCATAACTTAAAGGTGTTTGACTGGAGTTAAGGGAGTTACAGGAGTGAGGTTTTAGAGTCGCAACATAACCAGCTGGTTTGTTAACACATCTGACCTCCAAACATCTGGCCCCggcatctgtctctgtctgacctCCAGCCTCGGCCCCATCGCTCACTCCTTATGTGTCTTTTCCAGGAGTTCAGGTTTCTGTGGAGGACGCAGGACTTCCACAGGGTTCAAGTAAGAGCCTCACGGTGCCAGTTGGCCCCCTGGACGCCTCCCTCCCACAGCCACCTGTGATGGAGGCCGGAGAGGCGGGACCCCCCGGCAAGATGACCTCGTCCAAGTTGCCCAAGGGGACCGACGGCAGCTTGATGCCTGTTCAGGGCTTTGCTGGAGCTCCAGGtgagacacatacacatgtacatgcatTTTGCTCTGCTTGTTCCCCACCGCTGTTTCAGctgtctcatgtttgtgttttatttcacagcaTCGCCAGTCAAATCCACTGATTCGCTTAAGCCACTCGTCTCAGGTAAATCCTCTCAGAACATTTTTTGTATGTGCTGCATCACATCTGAGCCTTTCAAGAGTTCATGAACCTATTTTACTTTTGATCAGCAGATGTGAACATGCCCCACAGACCGTCACCACAGAAACCTGTCCTGAGCCCAGGTCAGAGTTTACTCATTACACAGATTCCTGTCTTGTTTATGAATTAGAGCttacaaatacatattttgcTTACATTTAATTGTCCACTGTAGTTAATCTGAGTTCCTTCCTTAATATTTAAGATGCCTCGTACCTGCACCATCTACCAAagatcagtcagtgtttgttttttcttcaaatcaTATAATATCCTACAGCTTACACCAGTTTCCATACATTCTACTTATTGGTGCTACAATTGTCAATAATGTGCAAAATAAGCTTTGATTGTTCTGTCAAATACAGTTTTTCATATTAAAGCATCATCCAACACAGGACACTTGATTTCATAGTTTATTAATACAATATTTATACTAAATATACGATGTATACAGAGTTTATGTACAGGAAATCTACAGTTAAACCACAAAAGTGACTTTAAATAATTCTTGCTTTCAGAGCTCACTTCCCACACGTCTCAAATAGAAAGCAGATCAAACAGTCGTCCAAAACATTCTTTGTGCTTACATTGTTCGATCATTACATAAAtcttacaaaaacaaaacaatctacAGAAAACACCTGAAGAAGCAGCAAAGGTTCTTCATTGAAAAGTGAAGTTTGACGACACTAAACTAGGAAAATACTGTGTGTTCTCGCCACACAAAGTTGATTACACAGATTCCTGCCTCGGTAAATAAAATGCTTGGTAGTGTATGATGTTTCCTTTCCTGTGCTCAGGTGAGACGGTGTCTTTCTCAGCTGGTCTGACTCTTCCGCCGTTCGAGGGAGAGATGGGAATCATTCGATTCAACAAGGTGCTGGTCAATGATGGAGGACACTATGATGCTAATACAGGTAACCATATGGCCTCTTCTGCCGTCTTTACATTACAGCTCGCACTGTTGTGAAATTTGTTTAAACtttctttaattcattttgaaaaatggcAGAATGTCATATTCAAAATTCTTCATTCATATTCTGCTGATTGAATAACAGAGTATTGTTGCTGTGCCTGATGTTAAGTGTAAAGAAAAGGGATCATCACAGTGATTTCAGTTCATCTTTAAGATATAAATGAGTGGACCAAATataatggcaatccatcaaatagttgtcAAGACATTCAAGTCAGGGGATCAGTACAATCATAGTGGttaatcctctggggaacaGGAATATTTGTATCAAATTTCATGGGATTCAAGCTCAAATAGTTGGGATATTTTAATCTGGACCAAAGCGGCAGACATAAGTCatatttaatgtgaaatgtttgtctttgaagACGATGTGTGACCTAAGAGCATCTCCCGGCGTTCTCAGGTATCTTCACAGCTCCCACAGATGGCCGCTACCTGCTGACTGCTGTGCTCACAGCCCAGCGAGGTGAGAAGGTCGAGGCAGTCCTGTCTGTGTCCAATCGCAGCATCCAGAGGATGGACTCGACGGGCTTCTTGTCGGGAGCGGCGGCACCGCCGTCACATGACCAATGtaactgcagcagctccacctcactgagcctggttctgtcactgaggagaggagagcgagCGGGACTGGTCATGACCGCTGGAAAGCTCGCCATCTCAGCCTCCCCTGAGATCCTGTCATCCTTCAGCGCCGTGCTCCTTTACCCCAACCCATCAAAACGGTAGCCCTGCCCTTTTTAAGGACAACTGACACCTTATATAAGCCATAAGTTTGGTCCACATTATTGCGGACACACATGCcaacagtgatattatatcatcaCAGGAGGGACAGACTGTAAAAAGAACGAGCAACAAAATACAGTCTCCAAATTATAAATGAGATTTTTTCTATCATGAGTACTAATATATAGTGTTTACATTACAATGTCTTGTTTATGAATTAGAGCttacaaatacatattttgcTTACATTTAATTGTCCACTGTAGTTAATCTGAGTTCCTTCCTTAATATTTAAGATGCCTCGTACCTGCACCATCTACCAAagatcagtcagtgtttgttttttcttcaaatcaTATAATATCCTACAGCTTACACCAGTTTCCATACATTCTACTTATTGGTGCTACAATTGTCAATAATGTGCAAAATAAGCTTTGATTGTTCTGTCAAATACAGTTTTTCATATTAAAGCATCATCCAACACAGGACACTTGATTTCATAGTTTATTAATACAATATTTATACTAAATATACGATGTATACAGAGTTTATGTACAGGAAATCTACAGTTAAACCACAAAAGTGACTTTAAATAATTCTTGCTTTCAGAGCTCACTTCCCACACGTCTCAAATAGAAAGCAGATCAAACAGTCGTCCAAAACATTCTTTGTGCTTACATTGTTCGATCATTACATAAAtcttacaaaaacaaaacaatctacAGAAAACACCTGAAGAAGCAGCAAAGGTTCTTCATTGAAAAGTGAAGTTTGACGACACTAAACTAGGAAAATACTGTGTGTTCTCGCCACACAAAGTTGATCACTTTCATAGAAAGAATTCATTAAAATTTACCGACAGCAACTGAAAAACTGAGcgtgaaaagaataaaaaccaaGGAGGCATAACTTTAAGATATTGTAGTTTTCACAATagcaaaaatcaaaaacaacactggCAGAAACATCAGCAACAAAATTTCTACTTTAGGTTTAACTAAATAAATCTTGACTCTGGAAAAAGACTTAataccaaacagcagcagaatctACAGTCGCAGTAATGAGCAtaatcatttcacttttttttttctagcgtTACAGTGCAAAAAAGATTTCTACACATTAAATAAGTTAAAGACTGTTGGAGTGAATAAGGCCTTAAAGGAATGAAACACAGCTACTATAAATATTAAACTAAAACTACTTTTTATGATATGGTGTAAATCAGGGGGAGAGAGTGCAACACAGTATCTTTTTACGTTTTTACTGAACTGTGGCCAGTTTAAACACAGTTGTCGTACCTTTACTGCCTAAATAAGCGCATAGGCAATGTCTGCTCATAAGTATTGTACTAAATGGTAAAAAACCACTGATATTTCACACCTTTGGCTTTCATATGTGCCAAAAGCTGAGAGAGCCTTTGAATACACCTCTGAACTGTGTGGCTCAAACTCAAAAAAGTCTGCAAGTGCATGAAGGGAATAAGTCCTAAATTATCAAATATGGAAAACATTAATATCCCAAACTTTTTTAACTTAAGACAATGACAGAATACTTGTATTATCAGTATTAAGTACCAGTGCACAGTCATGACAGATACTACGACTCACTTCTGTAGATTTCAAGTATTGAAAACATTAGTATGAGCGTGAGTTAAAGCAGCTCCTCGAAACACACCTCAGCGATCGGCTGTCTCCAGTAACAGAAGGAGCTGAACTCTGGGCAGCTGAAGGTGGCGTTGTGTTGTGAGTTTCGTAGGGGAAAAACATGCTCGACCAGCTCGCTCAGCCGGTTGTATCTGtaaatttaaagaaagaaacaaaccaaaacagcaaTGGAACCAATAAACattggtctgagagaaaacagctggcagagacaaaaacaatgattccACTGATGGTCCAATACTTACGATGTTTTATTGCCCTTGGCTTGCTCAAGGATTAACTCCCCTTTGGGATTTACTGTGAATATCCTGCACACAGGCACACCCACGTGTTTGTAGGCAAACACGTCCTAAAACAGAGGAAACGAGACAAGAGCATCTCACTGTACAAAACATTACACCTATTTGTGCTCAGTAAATCCTAGATTTtctcacaaaaataaaatgtgctgcGATGAAGATGTGAAGACAATAGTGAGGacaaaaccccccaaaactttaaaatgattctGCAACTAAAACGTTCCACTTACGCTGTCTCTGTTTCCAAAGGCTGCATAGAAGGGACGTGTGTTTGGGAAAAACAGGTTCTTGATGTCTGTGAGGCATTCGATCTTGAACTTCTCAGGCTTTTTCTCAATGATCTCTCTAGCAAGAGAATTACAAAGACAGGATCACATACTTAACCTCTGACCTTTGGCTGCTGCCTactttgaaattaatttcaacACATTTGTCACAACTTCATGAGTCGTTATCATTTTGAACTGCAATGATGCATTGCCATTAATGCCTCAGATCTGTCAGTGCTGCTACAAACCCAACAGATGCCGATAAATGTCTATTACTTAAATCCCGTGAAGAAATTCATCCGTGCTGCATCTTGTCCAAACGGTGCTGTTGACCGACGCTCAGAATAGAAGAGGAGTCGTTACCTGTGGAAGGCAGAGAAGAGGCTGCTGGGGGAGAGCATGAGGGGTCCTTGAGGCAGCAGAGTCCCTCTGTCGTTCACCCAGTGCAAATATCCTCGGGTCATGTCAGCCATGCCGATTGCTCGGGCCGAACAGTACAGGAACTTGTAACCGTTCCTGCATCAGTCAGATATTCATTGATTTTACTGTTTGACACCTTTTATGCTGACAGAGTAGTAATGAAGGGAAGCGGGCGTCTGTGTCTTACTCGTGCACCGAGTGGTAAAGCTTCGCGATTCCTTGATGAGTCCAGTCTTTCCCGAGCTGAGGGAGAATCTGTCCGAACACATCGGATCTGTGGGCAGAAAACGACCAGCGTGATTTCAAGGGAGAGCCGGCTGTGTTAATGCAGCTGAGGCCGAATGTGATCGCAATCTAGAATGAAGAGGTGGGTGTTTAGACTCTCGTACTTGGTGATGGTGCCATCGATGTCGGAGATGATGACCTTGTCGTCCCAGTTCCACAGGTAGATGGTGCCCTCGCAGCGACACGTCCCCTGGTACTGAGTGGTTATGCTGAAGGTGACGTCATTAGGCCCCTCCCTTAGCTTCAGGCTGGCCTGgaagagacaggaaatgagTTAAAGAGTGTCCACTGATTTAGCTtttaacactgttgtgaataaCTATGGACAAGAAGGATAAAAATCAATGCAGCCGTTTCTTTGTTCCATTTCTGATCCTGTTGGTACTTTATAGGTACAAATGTGCTACTATATTGGTCTCCATCTCCATGTGATTCATCTAGACAAGATTTCACAAGAAAGAGGAGAATACAGTAACATTTGAGGTCAGCAGGGTGATAAGCTCTTAGAACTACACAGGTTGATATTTTTCACAAGGCTTTAGTTTACATAATCATAATAATGGTGGGTTGCTTGCTAATTTTATCCACACAGCCAGCATCAGGGAACACTCTCACACTCAGTCTTACTATCTGGTCAGACGACAGGCGGAGGGACTTCTTGTAGGAGGGACAAGGTGCCGGTGCTGGGCCTTCTTTCTGCACGTGCTCAGTAGGTGTCAGAGCAGGTGCCACAGCATTCAGCTCTTTTGTCTCATCCTCACTGGACCACTCTGCTGCTTTCTGCCTGTCGGAGGGAAAACGCTCTCAAGTGAGACTAGGAGGCAATGTCAAGacgagacaaaaacagcaaactgaGCACTGCGCCAGAATAAAATCAATTCAATCTGAGTTTCAGACACAAATCTAAGTCAAAATAAGCACAATAACGAGGCAATGAAGTGACGAAAAAGCCATTCGTATACTAGCTGAGGTTTCACAATGCACGATCATTTAGCGTCACCAGAGGGCAGCAAACCTCCTCGTGTGCCTTTACCTCTGCTTTGTTCAACAATAAATATGCAGGATGTTTGTGCTTTCACTTATTTTACTCAAAAACTGGATGCATCCACAATCATCTGTAACAAAGTTAAAACTAGCATATAAGCCAGTCTCTTAAATTCTTAATGCTGAGTTTGTGAGTCATAAAATGGCAGCACTGCTCCCTCAGCAACATGCTAATCCGGCCTGTGTGGAACATGTTTACCCAACAGtgctggtgttggtgtgtgGCTGTAGTGCTGTGAGGAAGCCAGAGCTTTGTTGCTGACTCACTGTGTTTCTGGGGCCTGGTGAAGGGCAGGGCTCTCTCTGGTCAGCGACTCCTGTCTCTCTAACTTGGTCTCTGATGATAACTGAAGAGGGGGAGAGCTATTGTTAGCCTTCTGTGGCCTGTTAGTTAAAAACGCTGTGGTATAAAGGTTCTTCAGTGCCGTAAGCACACAGATGGAGGTGGGAGGCTGAGTCACACGTACCTGCTTCACACTGCTTTTCCTCCAGAACCACCAGCGTCCAGacttttttggcattttctccTTCACCCAGGCCTCCTCTGTAGCCTGCAATTCACATAAATGGTTTATGTGTCAAATGATGCAGTGTGCAGACCCAGTATAAGATCAAAGAGCACGCTATAAAACACATTAGAGCAAGAGGAGACCTTTGGCAAGTTCTTCTGGAAAGCCTGCATGCAAAGTATCAACGGTGCCGCCAGAGTCCAGTTGTAATACCTGGAAAAGAGAAGCCTTTTTGAGCTGTAATGTTCACATCATACATTAAACACATGATAATCATGAACCATTTTTGTGGGAAGTGGGAAGACTCACCTGTTTGCAATTCTAACCACCAAATTGGGATTGTCAATTATTGCTGGGTTCTCTGCAAATTCATTGTAGGTGATTATGTGCTCCATGAATTTTTCTGGAGTAAATAGAACATAAAAGCCTGATTATAAATTATGGCAATCGCCCGCATTTCTGTATTTACAACAACATCACGGCGCAGTATAGAGCTGTGAAGCAGGACAGTAAAAATATGCAAAGCATTCTTATTTAATCTGAGGATTTTAAAggtttatttgtcacatacaaaAGTAATATAATTAGTCAAATGCAATGTGCAGCATTCTTAAGACTAACAAAAAGACtaacatgaaaagaaatgagGATGAAAAATGAGGATAGAAATGTATAAATAGGTTTTGTCATAAGTGGAGACATGCAATGAGCTGGGCAAAGGATTTAACTCAAAAACATgcaataaatcttttttttaataactgttAAAACCTATAAGCAATAAAGCTTATGCTGCTGTTGCATCTTTCAAAATCTACTTAACATCCTGTTTTTTgctttaagaagaaaaaaactctgttcccactgggtttttaaGATGAATGTGAGAGGAAATGTGTTTCATCAGTGTTGCTGCAATTAACTGCTGCTAATAGAGATAACTGGGTACCTTTAGGGATCTCCGAGTTCTCACCAACACCTCCGCACAGCGACAGGGTGACGTCAGGGAGGTCACCTGCAGCGTCAGACAGACACTCAGTGCCGCTGTCCGCTGCTGCGCTGCCAACAGACTGGGGCGACTGGGATCCAGAGCGCCTGCCCATCTCGACCCAGTGTTTAGGATCCTGCTCAGActcactgaacacacagagacagtcagTTTCACACAGCAAAAATCCCcgagttgtttttttctcccaaaaGTGCACAATGAtacttattattttcattttttatgtgGTTCTGTTTCCAAGAAGGGCTGGATGTCAAATATTGCAATACTTTTTAGTGCCACATTTATTCATACAACATAAAATAATCCAGAATGAGGTAATGTGACTTTACTCTGAAAGGATTCCCAGGTTTGTACCTTTTTGGAAAGTACCGAGCAACATCATCAGGGTCAAGTGCGTTCAGGTCATCCAGGTAAATGTCTTCAGGTCCCTGATGCTGGCTCCTCTTTCTCACACCTAAATGAAAGCAAGACAAGATTTGCCTTCTCAGAAATCGCTGACTTCCTTTTCTGTCCACCTGTGCATGTGAACGCAgagcagccacagacacactggcGCAAACAGAAGCCACATCCTTCCTGTTAACATTCATTCATCCTAGTATATTTAAACTTCCTGTAGATAACGCTCACATAATCTTGGGTTTTTACTCGAGACTTTCCCACGATACTGAAGATGCAACTAATGTAATTAAACTCTCATTTTCATGCAGCAtctaaaaacatctttttttgtaGAGCAAGCACACCAATAAATACTGCAACATCAGAAATTATACGCTAGAAATTTGTGGGCTTAAAAACTGTACTTTTTTAGGACAAGTTATGAAGGAAGCTGTCTTACTTCTCCTCTTCACGGGGGAGTCAGTGGGTTTAGAGGAGGCTCCTGTATCAGGACAAACTGCCACCGAGTCCGCAACCACGTTTCTGCCTCCACTGGCAGCAGAGCTGTCGTCCCTGCGGCCGGGAGGCGAAGATTTCCACCTGGTCTTGCACTCGGTTTTGGGGCTGAAGTCAGAGTTAGCGGCACATGGCTCGGAGGTAAAACTGCTGGACATTAAGTCAGAAAGTTCTGGCTTGTGCTCGCTGATGTTTGCGTCGTGTGATGAAGCTTCGGGGGGCTGTGGCTTGCAGCTGTACTGATCGACTTTGATGGTCCGAGGCTCTGGCTTTACAATACTGCAAACGGGATCAATGGTTCTATCGCCTTCCCTTGACTCTTCCTCCATGGCTTCGGTGCTTAAGATAACCCTGAAATGTGTGTTCTCAGAGGGAGTGATGGTCAACTTTTTTGGCTCCGACTTCTTGTTTACctgaatgagagaaaaaaatggtaCAAGATAAAGtgtaaatatacataaacatgTATAAGTGAACCAGACCTGCAATTCAACCCCACAAATCCCCGTCAGCTCATTTGTCTCATCGCCAAAGTTTAGACCAGATTCTACATGTCTAGACCCGAACCTTACCCTGGTGGATTCAGGAAACTCTCCCCAGGTCCACTGCATGTGGGACTCGGCCCTGAGCATGCTCTCTGCCGGCTTCACCATCAGCTCAGAGTCACTCTTGGGTGACGCGGACTCGGACATCTCCCTCCTGTAAACAAACACCACATTTCCACTGAGTCAGCGGTAATGACCTAGTGGGAGTGATTTGTTTTACTCAGCCCTGTCTGCTTTGATTAAGTGTATTAGAAATGATGCCTCATTGTTTCTCTGCCTGTGCGAACAATGTAAATATTTGACAGGACAAAGTGGGTGGGCCGTACATAGTGCTAGGGGACCAGTCTCCGTCTGAGAAAGGGTAGCTGTCCCATTCGAGGGCGGTGAGGGGGGAAGGTTGCCTGTGGTCCATGTTGTCCTTCATCGTGGAGAATGAAGATGCcctgaggacagaaaacaataaaatcaacaaaaggTTTACAACAAATAACAGCTTTATAACTGGGTCTGTCTACTTACCGTCCATTGTGCGCATTGTGCTCCTCATCTGAACTGAGCTCACACAGCTCCAGCTCCCCGCCTGCAGGTGTGGTTTGCTCTTCCTTGCGTGGTTCGGCCTTATGTTTCCTCCTgcgtttctttcttttctttccggCCATGTTGGAGCAGGGTTGGAGGTTTCCAGAGGCCGGGTCTTCTGGACTCTGAGAACTCTGACTGTTCTCCGCCGCTGAACCCCCACATCTGGGCTCTCTGCTCCTGAAGAAAGCCTCTTCTATGGGGATGGGCGAGGTCACCAGGTGGGCTGGGACAATCTCCTGTTTTGAGGTAAGCAAATAAACAATATtgagagtctacagccatgtgAGGCCTTTCTTAGCCACAGCAGTGCTGAATGCCAGCTAGCTAACAATGACGATGTTTGCATGCTGATGTCATGCAGGTACAGTGTTCACCaccttagtttagcatgttagcatactaacattTGTTAACAAAGAAATTACACAAAGAACAAAGACACAGGATCAACATTTGAGATTcctcctctggggaccatgaatatgtGTATGAAATTTCAAGGCAATCAATCCAGTAGTTTCTGAGATATTTCTGGAATAGACCAACATTTTGCTAGCATGGCTTTAAAAGAAGCTAAGGTGGACTGGTTGATTTCTACACTAATCAAAATCTGTTTAGCtgcttcattttcatcataTGCTGTTCAAAACTCACATTGTGCTTCTCCGTCTCCTGGACGAAAAAGGCCTCTCCATTGTCCCCAAGCTTCATGTGTAGTTCAACAGGTTCTCCATTGACTTCTATATCAATCTGCAGAGTCAAACAGCACATTTCTGAAACAAATATTCTGTACGAAGCTTTACCGTGTACAGTTCACCACCACGTT
Encoded here:
- the LOC139220817 gene encoding phosphatidate phosphatase LPIN2-like isoform X1, with protein sequence MNYVGQLAGQVLVTVKELYKGINQATLSGCIDVIVVRQPDGTFQCSPFHVRFGKLGVLRSREKVIDIEVNGEPVELHMKLGDNGEAFFVQETEKHNEIVPAHLVTSPIPIEEAFFRSREPRCGGSAAENSQSSQSPEDPASGNLQPCSNMAGKKRKKRRRKHKAEPRKEEQTTPAGGELELCELSSDEEHNAHNGRASSFSTMKDNMDHRQPSPLTALEWDSYPFSDGDWSPSTMREMSESASPKSDSELMVKPAESMLRAESHMQWTWGEFPESTRVNKKSEPKKLTITPSENTHFRVILSTEAMEEESREGDRTIDPVCSIVKPEPRTIKVDQYSCKPQPPEASSHDANISEHKPELSDLMSSSFTSEPCAANSDFSPKTECKTRWKSSPPGRRDDSSAASGGRNVVADSVAVCPDTGASSKPTDSPVKRRSVRKRSQHQGPEDIYLDDLNALDPDDVARYFPKSESEQDPKHWVEMGRRSGSQSPQSVGSAAADSGTECLSDAAGDLPDVTLSLCGGVGENSEIPKEKFMEHIITYNEFAENPAIIDNPNLVVRIANRYYNWTLAAPLILCMQAFQKNLPKATEEAWVKEKMPKKSGRWWFWRKSSVKQLSSETKLERQESLTRESPALHQAPETQQKAAEWSSEDETKELNAVAPALTPTEHVQKEGPAPAPCPSYKKSLRLSSDQIASLKLREGPNDVTFSITTQYQGTCRCEGTIYLWNWDDKVIISDIDGTITKSDVFGQILPQLGKDWTHQGIAKLYHSVHENGYKFLYCSARAIGMADMTRGYLHWVNDRGTLLPQGPLMLSPSSLFSAFHREIIEKKPEKFKIECLTDIKNLFFPNTRPFYAAFGNRDSDVFAYKHVGVPVCRIFTVNPKGELILEQAKGNKTSYNRLSELVEHVFPLRNSQHNATFSCPEFSSFCYWRQPIAEVCFEELL
- the LOC139220817 gene encoding phosphatidate phosphatase LPIN2-like isoform X2, with protein sequence MNYVGQLAGQVLVTVKELYKGINQATLSGCIDVIVVRQPDGTFQCSPFHVRFGKLGVLRSREKVIDIEVNGEPVELHMKLGDNGEAFFVQETEKHNEIVPAHLVTSPIPIEEAFFRSREPRCGGSAAENSQSSQSPEDPASGNLQPCSNMAGKKRKKRRRKHKAEPRKEEQTTPAGGELELCELSSDEEHNAHNGRASSFSTMKDNMDHRQPSPLTALEWDSYPFSDGDWSPSTMREMSESASPKSDSELMVKPAESMLRAESHMQWTWGEFPESTRVNKKSEPKKLTITPSENTHFRVILSTEAMEEESREGDRTIDPVCSIVKPEPRTIKVDQYSCKPQPPEASSHDANISEHKPELSDLMSSSFTSEPCAANSDFSPKTECKTRWKSSPPGRRDDSSAASGGRNVVADSVAVCPDTGASSKPTDSPVKRRSVRKRSQHQGPEDIYLDDLNALDPDDVARYFPKSESEQDPKHWVEMGRRSGSQSPQSVGSAAADSGTECLSDAAGDLPDVTLSLCGGVGENSEIPKEKFMEHIITYNEFAENPAIIDNPNLVVRIANRYYNWTLAAPLILCMQAFQKNLPKATEEAWVKEKMPKKSGRWWFWRKSSVKQLSSETKLERQESLTRESPALHQAPETQQKAAEWSSEDETKELNAVAPALTPTEHVQKEGPAPAPCPSYKKSLRLSSDQIASLKLREGPNDVTFSITTQYQGTCRCEGTIYLWNWDDKVIISDIDGTITKSDVFGQILPQLGKDWTHQGIAKLYHSVHENGYKFLYCSARAIGMADMTRGYLHWVNDRGTLLPQGPLMLSPSSLFSAFHRDH